One Pseudomonas abieticivorans genomic region harbors:
- a CDS encoding TetR/AcrR family transcriptional regulator — MTISTELQAEPAEAPRKSRKNNPEKTRENILQAAITEFVQQGLAGARVDAIAERTQTSKRMIYYYFGSKEQLYVEVLEKLYGDIRRTESNLHLAELAPEVGIRRLVEFTFDHHDRNVDFVRIVCNENMHKGEYIKQSSAIRAMNKTVLNALDELLARGVAEGKFRDGLTALDVHLLISSFCFYRVSNQHTFGELFNVDFHNAEVRQRHRDMIGDSVLRYLHP; from the coding sequence ATGACAATAAGTACAGAACTCCAAGCTGAGCCCGCCGAGGCGCCGCGCAAGAGTCGCAAGAACAACCCCGAGAAAACCCGCGAGAACATTCTTCAGGCGGCAATCACCGAATTCGTCCAGCAAGGCCTGGCCGGCGCCCGCGTCGATGCCATCGCCGAGCGCACCCAAACGTCCAAGCGCATGATCTATTACTACTTCGGCAGTAAAGAGCAACTCTACGTCGAGGTGCTGGAAAAACTCTACGGCGACATTCGCCGCACCGAAAGCAACCTGCACCTGGCCGAGCTTGCGCCGGAGGTGGGCATTCGCCGATTGGTGGAGTTCACCTTCGACCACCACGACCGCAATGTCGACTTTGTGCGCATCGTGTGCAACGAGAACATGCACAAGGGCGAATACATCAAGCAGTCCAGCGCCATCCGCGCGATGAACAAGACCGTGCTCAACGCCCTGGACGAGTTGCTCGCCCGCGGCGTGGCCGAAGGCAAGTTCCGCGACGGCCTGACGGCGCTGGACGTGCACCTGCTGATCAGTTCGTTCTGCTTTTACCGCGTATCCAACCAACACACCTTTGGCGAACTGTTCAACGTCGACTTTCACAATGCCGAAGTCAGGCAGCGTCATCGCGACATGATTGGCGACTCGGTGCTGCGCTACCTGCACCCGTAA
- a CDS encoding NIPSNAP family protein, producing MFYELRTYTIKPTKLGDWLALYKSDALAVQTEHLGQLIGFFTTEVGAVNQVVHIWAYTSLDDRMARRTSMAADPRWLEFSRKNKELDAVVTLESRLMRPTAFSPLQ from the coding sequence ATGTTCTACGAACTGCGCACCTACACCATCAAGCCGACCAAACTGGGCGACTGGCTGGCCCTGTACAAGAGCGATGCATTGGCCGTGCAGACCGAGCACCTGGGCCAATTGATCGGCTTTTTCACCACCGAAGTCGGCGCCGTCAACCAGGTGGTGCACATCTGGGCCTACACCAGCCTGGACGATCGCATGGCCCGCCGCACCTCGATGGCCGCCGACCCACGCTGGCTGGAGTTCAGCCGCAAGAACAAGGAACTCGACGCCGTGGTCACGCTGGAGTCGCGCCTGATGCGCCCTACCGCGTTCTCGCCGCTGCAGTGA
- a CDS encoding FAD-dependent oxidoreductase, protein MSAPEHLHCDVLVVGSGAAGLATAVTAAHQGLKVIVVEKESQIGGTSAWSGGWLWIPGNPLAVAEGRVENPGEVERYLQHELHSEVLDDRVRAYLAHGPQMVEFFEQYTQLKFYSGSRMPDMHQAPGAAPGGRSLCAQPYDGRLLGPWLSKLREPLDLISLGGMGIAGGAELAHFFNATRSPRSAWYVGLRLLRHWRDRLLHGRGLHLVNGNALVARLLRSALDQGVQVLTQARVERLLQAHGRVSGAQLNGGPQIHARRAVVLAAGGFPHDRRRIAEQFAHPEHCSAAPPGNTGDGLRLAEQAGALIATGLSNAAAWAPVSKVPRKDGSYSGFPHLMDRAKPGFIAVRANGRRFTNEADSYHDFMQALFRVTPTGEAPEAWLICDQRAQRRYGIGAARPFPFPTARHVRQGYLFKGRTLAELAQRCGIEATALQASVARFNLHAERGEDPDYQRGASAYNRAQGEPLHAPNPSLGALTKGPYYAVKLVSGSLGTFVGVRTDASARALDSQGRVIEGLFAAGNDMASMMGGHYPSGGITLGPALTFGYIAGLAIALTGAGSAAPSRQSCRDDAA, encoded by the coding sequence ATGAGCGCACCTGAGCATCTGCACTGCGATGTACTGGTCGTGGGCTCCGGTGCCGCGGGCCTGGCCACCGCGGTGACGGCCGCACACCAAGGCCTGAAAGTCATCGTGGTAGAAAAGGAAAGCCAGATCGGCGGCACCAGCGCCTGGTCCGGCGGTTGGCTGTGGATCCCCGGCAACCCGCTGGCTGTGGCCGAAGGCCGGGTCGAAAACCCCGGCGAGGTCGAGCGCTACCTGCAGCACGAACTGCACAGCGAAGTGCTGGATGATCGGGTGCGGGCCTACCTTGCGCACGGCCCGCAAATGGTCGAGTTTTTCGAGCAATATACCCAGCTCAAATTCTATTCGGGCAGCCGTATGCCCGACATGCACCAAGCGCCTGGCGCTGCCCCCGGTGGCCGCTCGCTGTGCGCGCAGCCATATGACGGGCGCCTGCTTGGCCCGTGGTTGAGCAAACTGCGCGAACCGCTGGACCTGATCAGCCTGGGCGGCATGGGCATCGCCGGCGGGGCCGAGCTGGCGCATTTTTTCAACGCGACACGCTCGCCCCGTTCGGCTTGGTACGTGGGCCTGCGCCTGCTGCGGCATTGGCGTGATCGCCTGTTGCATGGTCGCGGCCTGCACCTGGTCAATGGCAACGCGCTGGTGGCCCGGCTGCTGCGCAGTGCGCTGGACCAAGGCGTGCAAGTGCTGACCCAGGCGCGGGTAGAGCGGCTGCTGCAGGCGCACGGCCGGGTCAGCGGCGCGCAACTCAATGGCGGCCCGCAGATCCACGCGCGCCGGGCTGTGGTACTGGCGGCGGGCGGCTTCCCCCACGACCGGCGGCGCATCGCCGAACAGTTCGCCCACCCCGAGCATTGCTCGGCAGCGCCGCCCGGCAATACCGGCGACGGCCTGCGCCTGGCGGAACAGGCCGGCGCGCTGATCGCCACCGGCTTGAGCAACGCGGCGGCCTGGGCCCCGGTGTCCAAGGTGCCGCGCAAGGACGGCAGCTACAGTGGTTTTCCGCACTTGATGGACCGGGCCAAGCCAGGCTTCATTGCCGTACGCGCCAATGGTCGGCGGTTCACCAACGAGGCCGACTCGTATCACGATTTCATGCAGGCATTGTTCAGGGTGACGCCAACCGGGGAAGCGCCCGAGGCCTGGCTGATCTGCGACCAGCGTGCGCAGCGGCGTTACGGCATCGGCGCGGCACGGCCCTTTCCGTTTCCAACGGCAAGGCACGTTCGCCAGGGCTATCTGTTCAAGGGCCGTACGCTGGCAGAACTGGCGCAACGCTGCGGCATCGAGGCCACGGCATTGCAAGCCTCGGTGGCGCGTTTCAACTTGCACGCCGAGCGCGGCGAAGATCCGGACTACCAGCGTGGCGCCAGCGCCTACAACCGCGCCCAGGGAGAGCCGTTGCATGCCCCCAACCCATCGCTGGGCGCTCTGACAAAAGGCCCCTATTACGCGGTGAAACTGGTGTCGGGCAGCCTGGGCACCTTTGTCGGCGTGCGCACCGACGCCAGCGCCCGTGCCCTGGATTCGCAGGGCAGGGTGATCGAGGGATTGTTCGCGGCGGGCAATGACATGGCCAGCATGATGGGCGGGCACTACCCCAGTGGTGGCATCACCCTGGGGCCGGCGTTGACCTTCGGCTATATCGCAGGCCTGGCGATTGCGCTTACGGGTGCAGGTAGCGCAGCACCGAGTCGCCAATCATGTCGCGATGACGCTGCCTGA
- a CDS encoding shikimate dehydrogenase family protein, whose product MIRGSTALVAILGSPIAQVKSPENFNAWFAQHDCDLVMLPIDLQREALPAFVDTLRGWNNLRGCVVTVPYKQAVFPLLDGLSPRAEALRSVNVIRRETDGRLIGDNVDGEGFVKAARAHGFDAAGKQALVVGSGGVGAAIAYALAEAGIAKLVITDVREGQAQALADVLAMDFPKLTLALAYGDLAAFDLVANATPVGMGDTGEMALPASLLDTLKPQALVADVVTQPVITPLLAYARERGCRVQAGPEMAKAQMGNLGAFMGVMPLDA is encoded by the coding sequence ATGATTCGCGGCTCAACAGCATTGGTGGCCATCCTTGGCTCGCCCATCGCACAAGTTAAATCCCCGGAAAATTTCAACGCCTGGTTCGCCCAGCACGATTGCGATCTGGTCATGCTGCCCATCGACCTGCAACGCGAGGCCCTGCCGGCGTTCGTCGACACCCTGCGCGGTTGGAACAACCTGCGCGGCTGCGTGGTGACCGTGCCCTACAAGCAAGCCGTGTTCCCCCTGCTGGACGGCCTGAGCCCGCGGGCCGAAGCGCTGCGCTCGGTGAACGTGATCCGCCGCGAAACCGATGGCCGGCTGATCGGTGACAACGTCGACGGCGAAGGCTTTGTAAAAGCCGCCCGCGCCCACGGGTTCGATGCGGCCGGCAAGCAGGCACTGGTGGTTGGCAGTGGTGGCGTGGGCGCAGCCATTGCCTACGCCCTGGCCGAAGCAGGCATCGCGAAGCTGGTGATCACCGATGTGCGCGAAGGCCAGGCCCAGGCGCTGGCCGATGTGCTGGCCATGGACTTTCCGAAGCTGACCCTGGCCCTTGCCTACGGCGACCTGGCCGCTTTTGACCTGGTGGCCAACGCGACGCCTGTGGGCATGGGCGACACCGGTGAGATGGCCTTGCCGGCCAGCCTGCTCGACACCCTCAAGCCACAGGCACTGGTGGCTGATGTGGTGACCCAACCGGTGATTACCCCCTTGCTGGCCTACGCCCGCGAGCGCGGCTGCCGGGTGCAGGCCGGGCCCGAAATGGCCAAGGCGCAGATGGGCAACCTGGGCGCCTTCATGGGCGTGATGCCGCTGGACGCCTGA